Sequence from the Eurosta solidaginis isolate ZX-2024a chromosome X, ASM4086904v1, whole genome shotgun sequence genome:
gctacaacaacaactgcaaatcCCCTTGCATTAACGTTGGCTATCTGGAGATAATTATGGACTTAGTCGACCCCATTATTTAATTCATATAAATCTATGACACAATTTTTAGCGGAATAATTAACAGAATGTAAAATATTGAATACGCACACTCACCAATGATTTTAAGTACATCATCTGGATGCATTTCACCAATATCACCAGTCTTAAACCACATTTTGCCATCCACCGCACATAATGAAGTGCACACGTCCACCGATAAGTTTAACAACATTCTGGAAAACCAATCTTTATAAGTGaattgaaatataaataaaatgtatatttgttttaaatGCCGTTTATAATTTACTTATCAATTAACGGCGTTTGTTATAATTTACTTATCAATTAACGGCGTTTGTTATAATTTACTTATCAATTAACGGTGTTTGATCCAGAAttagctaaaagaaaaaaaaaatagtagaaAGCCAAATCATTGtactcaaacaaaaaaatatatattgtaaaaatCTATACTAACCGGTACGGAAGTCATTCACGTAGGTTTTAATACAACCGCATCACCTTCGCATTATCTTACTGCTGGTATCAATTAAAAGTCAATGGCGTGGAATAGCCAATAGGCACTCCAGTTATGAAGCAAACACTGTTTAAATTTGGGCAGCAGCTCACGTGACGTAATTACTGTTGTGACGTCAGTTTCGCTGACACCAAGTCcgtgttttgatctcaagaccctagccacacaggataaaaagtatcctaagtccgtctcctggttctaagctacctctccaccaattttcagccaaattggttcatccgttcttgagttataaatagtgtaactaacaccactttccttTATATATATGGATATAATAGTGTATAAGATTAATTGAAATAATGCCTAACTATCCTCTCCCGAACCGTCCGACCTTGTTGTAGTAAGCTGTCGTTTGGGCGGTCTTCCTCAAGAAAATCTACTTCTGATGGATTTCCATTCGCATTTGCTGTGTCTGGCATACTTTGCCTATGTTGCAGTCGAAAATTGTGCAAAGTTAGACACGCGTTTATGATTGCGCCTGCAAACTCAGGCTTCACCAACACTCCGCGCTCATGGGACAAACACGCAAACACTTTTTTTAGAACGCCGTTTAGTCTCTCTACGCAGTTTCGAGCTCTTATATGCGCAAAATTAAAATTGGTTTGGCCAGTTGTTGTCGGAGCGCGAAACGGTGTTATAAGCCATGGCTGCAGCGGATATCCGGAATCACCAATAAGCCAACTCGTATTTGCACCTAGGCTGTATTGCCTTTCCAAGAAATCTTTACAAAGACTATTTTCCCATATAAAAGCATCGTGGGTACTTCCACCAAAACGTGCGTTGCCGGCGAGTATACGTAGGTTGTAATCGCATATTAACTGCACGTTTTTTGAAAATAATCCCTTTCTATTTATATAACAGTTTTCAATGTCGGCTGCCGGCTTCTTAATTTTTACATGTGTGCAGTCAATAGCGCCAATGCATCCGGGAAAGCCGGTAGCAGAGTAAAATCTGAAAACGAAATTAACTGGTATAAGTATATTTCATATATACATTCCCCAGcttgcattttttgaaaattttgatcaaaaaatattcaaatatcatgcCCCAAGATGATCAAAAACttccaaatttaaaagcattttctgttcgaaaattaacgtatcgtcgggagaaaaatgtaccatcccactcagcatttcgatgattaaattttgaatttacctacatatcaatacaatttgattattcTTTCCGACTAAATAATGATttgtcatacaattgaacaaaagaaataatcaaatatgaatacttttgatgatcaaaaactgaaaatcatttctcgatcactttttggaatcatttttgaagtcctttgatgattaaatttttatatttcataaaaaacagcaaaaggaataatcaaatatgcttacctttgatgatcaataactgaatatagtttttcaatcacattttggaattttatttgaatcaaatgtatttactttaggtgatcaaaaatttataatcatttttaattcagatttttgaatcttttatgaatatatttgttgactgaataatgaattttatacttgttaaaattttacttttcaataaaaatcttattttttcacatacacatattttttcaataattaagctcagaaaaaatatataaaaattgtattatttatataattatacatattcttcaagacaagaaataatgtaaatgctGCTTGTGACCAAAGATTTCCcgaaccatttctccaccttcggttTCCCAGAAAATATAAATCCAACCATTACACAATAcaaaaggttgtgaactatttgaaccccaggtaagtgaaactctcttgacatatgtacctggatatggcttcaacatcccgtaccatatcgtattttaagatgttgacgatcatatctgatgctggatgttgtagtcgcagatgtatattggtctagtttgtttgcgaattacctttggttcaaatagctcacttcggaatgctttcttcccctaataaaataagattagcatgtagtatcttattttgtatgagatatgaaaaattaatgcatgataatcgcattcaaaaatgattcaaaaatcaaatatgattattcttgaataatcatttatgttTCTTTtgtatttcgaaacgctttttgtgcatatcattgtaaaattgggctttaattgttttagagtaatatttgaatgtttttcataatcattttctgatcatattcgtgaacatatttcagacattttggttgagatttttgaatcatttttgaatgcgattatcatgcatttatttttcatatctcatacaaaataagatactacatgctaatcttatttcattaggggaagaaagcatgccgaagtgagctatttgaaccaaaggccattcgcaaacaaactagaccaatatacatctgcgactacaacatccagcatcagatatgatcgtcaacatcttaaaatacgatatggtacgggatgttgaagccatatccaggtacatatgtcaagagagtttcacttacctggggttcaaatagttcacaatcTTTTGTATTGTGTAATGGTTGGAtttatattttctgggaagccgaaggtggagaaatggttcgggaaatcttttgttaggagcagtatatacattatttcttCTCTTGaagataaaattttaatatattttttctgaacttgatgattgaaaaaatgtgtgtatgcgaaaaaataagatcttcaatcaaaagtgaaattttaacaagtataaaattcattattcagtcaacaaagattgtcagaaaagattcagaaagctgaatgaaaaattattaaaaatttttgatttgatttgatttttgaattttgattaaaaattttatcacctaaatgctgagtgggtcagccaaagtggcaaggttaaactatgATCAACTTTGACTGGAGTTTAAACCAGCACTGAAAAGCTTGCCCGCTTGCTCTTAAAGTACTTACATTTGTTTTACGGCATCTTGCTCGTCGACCGTAGTAGGAAATTTGATGTAGCTGCACATCAATTCTGTTTCTATAACGTGCGCAACCTCCTTAATCGATCTACTGACCATCGTCTTGCTCAAGGAGCAAACAAAATCCTGCCCAACATCTCGAAGAAACGAGCCAGTTGCAAAATAATGTAGTGCTGACAGCATCCTAAGTGCCTTTGGCACAAACGTCGTTCTTTGCCCGTTCTTCATGTACGGGCTGATTTCGTCGAGCAACACGATAGCTGCTTCTTTTTTGAAGCGAAAGAGCTCTTCGAAGTGTACTTCAGGTAACTGAAAGGGGTCCGTTGCATCCCGTAAATGTCGTCTGTGTATGCGCAACATGTTTCGTTGGTCAGTTGCCAGAGCAAATATTGCAGCCGCAAACATTTTTCCTGCgaaaaaagtacatacatattagtAAAACTTAAAGAGCACAAGGCAATTTGTAAAGTAACTTGGCCCGAATTAACTCtttctatgcatatatgtacacattTACTTACTTATAGCTTCTCGGTGGACTGATttgcttttttttggttttgggaattgaatcttcCAAAGTAAATACCCGTAGCACAATACTTTTCCTTTATTATTATAGTCAAGGGATGATTGTCAATTCCTTAAAATACCAACTTAAATAAGAGTTGACGatttatatcaggcatgcttaaccaacgaaacgatatcatttcgttacgataatcaacgttaataaacgaaacgaagtcatttcgtttcgtttattaacgttaagatcgtcaaattaacgaaatgatttcgtttcgttttctgccatatcaaaacgaaatcaaatcgtttatgttgattattaatttcaaactatgctggcaaagctgattgatggcggagtcattaaaggtgaaagcattagccaagctgattgcaacttttctcatgaattttgacagtacgaacatttctcagagtatttttgacattaccaccaacgaattacacaaacaaattacatagtgtttgtgtgtgtatgtgcgctcgttgttaccaccttacggcttcaccatggctatagcattgccagcacaattcaaacataaagtatcacgtttttgttaacgtttttaacgttaacgaaagcttttcgtttcggttaaaaacgagatacaatttatcttgataatttctttatcgataatatttcgaagggtttcaacggaaacggcggaaattttttgataaacgattagcttaacgttaaggtgcatccctgatttataTAATGAATATTGAACTTTTTCTCTTGAATTAATTCATGGAATACAACAACGAAAAAAGAATTTGTGTTTGTTATTACATTTTTAGCTATTGATGACAGATCCTATGTTCCATTTCGATTGTTCCATCGATATGATAAAAACTCCCCACTATTATATCGCAAGGTGAATTGAGTGCGTTACAGAAACACTTTTCATATCGAAAGTGATACGAGCATTGCGATAGCAAATCGTTCGTTGTTATAACGCAAGGTTTTAGAAACGGGCtactggtctttctagagtcagctgtaggcgctcactaattatacgctcgaaaatcttccctagggaatccagcatacaaagtggcctatatgaggatggttggtccggctgtttaccacgtttcagcaataggacaagtctttgtcgtttccacgggcgagggaacacgccttcttgcatacaggcattaaaaagatcagtaaataatgtaaccctagttgtaatcgcggctttaagggctatgtttggtacttcgtcgggtcctggggatttgttatcagcaactctttttgcagcgtccagcacctcttgcacTGTAATTTGCgtaatttccgtactttctagatcctcgcttggataagtccagcgatcttgcgccgggaaaagtgtttcaacaataatattcatcagtatcgggcacgtaggttgctgtgatatcggtcctttaactttggccatcacagttctgtaggctgatccccaaggatctaggtcgacagtATCgtgcagttccctaaagcataacttcttgctcttttttatggcatttttaagtgcctttctttgtgcgacataggtgctgtgtagctctgcatatcgtggtgatgagcgtgccatctgcgctattcttcgtgctttgtggaattttctacgctcttccgcaatttcgccattccaccaatataccggagtgcgctgtgctttaccgcgacttctgggcatggcagcatcacatgccatacatagcaacttagtgatttgagccgactggtcttccgcatgcgattctcgtactatggcgtccttccagacaatgtcaaatatttgtgggtcgaaaaggtgctgtttccatttcctactttgtcgatgtcttgctgctaccgttcgtggagcttcgagcagctctacgctaatagctttatggtcgctgtgtgtgtagacgttgcttatggaccattttgctcgtcttgctatttcgctgctagcgaaggtgagatctataatggatcgtctggtacctgtatcgaaggtatatatccctggttcatttaggagttctagcctcaaagaagtaaggctttcgaggagaacgctccctctttcgttggttcgtctacttccccacacagatgaccatgcattgaagtctccacacactaaaagcgggtgtttacctcgtgcttcaatggtgatcccgtatatcatgttttcgaactcggcgatggtcatgctcggaggggcatagcaactgaagacgtatataccgttgatttttgcccacgtgaatcctgctaccgtttgcgtcataatttcctgtgggagaaatttccctggtgcccaaattgaggctttcattgctgaatctgagagccaaccctgctcctggcgatttttgtattgttcagagagtaccactatgtcatatcctccttcatagactgtttgggataatagctcttgggctgcctcgcaatagtttaaattgagctgcaatactctcatgagacagtcattttgctgccctctcgttgtgggcatttaaaactgcctgctgaatgttgtcccccacatagcgcgcatttcggtgcattttcgcaacttgcagccttaggACCTTCCTGACCgaatttcctgcataggctagacctatctacagtcgccttacatttctgagctatatgcccgtagccccagcacctataacagcgtttttcttgcttgagctctctaattcggcaggaaacccatcctacccggattctttgcgtattaagaaccgccttggcatcatccgctgtaaggtttataagtgccgacttcgtgccactgtaccctgtgcgtatgctttttatggcagccacatctggaagtttgatgttgcattgctggtggagggcgttgcaaatctcctcgggcgtagtaatctcatcgagatctctgcactgtagcgtgaccatttgggactttgttataactttagccgagtcctttagtaccgcttcaatttctgcttggtacgcgcttgttttcccatcttgcgattttttcagatCTAGTAatagctctcctttcgccgttcttctaatcgttttgacgtcatcacccagggattttaattcgtcgcatcttctcactttacgcaaaatgtcggcgtacgtcgcatcccccgccttggaaatgatgattgcatccggcctagccttaagtgattttttcttgctcttctttttggctaactgccactctcccgtcttttgggctgcagtttcctctttccgctccgtcttctcttgcgtttcttgccgtcgtttgtgaccacccacgtgccctggtaagacatcttttagtgtagtagtgggttttaccacgttgttctccttggtcgagtacgaattattcctcggtcgctttcctgggggtgatggacttctatccttggcgcattcgcttgcacgctatttatgttctaaattctttacctctagggccgactcggtgtacagcacttttattacggaggccaagcgcttgatttccgcgtgtatattattacgccctatgaagaactgcatcaagtcctcaatcgccttgctgatttaacgcagctgacgcctacttaattagctcacttaataatggtgtgcccgtttgagccttgctgtcggagttctttttgcaaagcttcggtgtagcacccggcgacaacgctccttgcttgctttcggcctccgctctttgggtttcgttaccacttgcgacgaaatgtgaaggcccccagccgatgggccacgcccttctggagagcgagctagcttccttcctacaaatggattgaacgccatttcattctcctgtgtttggttttttattttagtattgttgttgctcatcatttatttaattgggtccccacttggggccgctatcttggtgcagttacctatatagatcccgtggttgtctatatgaaggcagggaggccacgtgaaggttgacgcagtccctcatgaagactgcgttcagagccagatcagtattaatcgggaggatctcaaccgagcctgcaccaccaacttaatgatgacggactttgaacgaaccccaaggcctgccaaggttttaacgggacggagacgaatgggacattaaccggaaagtcatttcgacggtgtgtcaagccgtgtaatgagatttccgaatgccacattcgccagcccttaacaaacatatccgagtcgttgattccagtataccttaattaagaccttactgggctcagacttaatgtgacaatcaccttaaatttacaaataatttacctctttaccttcctgagtgtgtcccacgtcgtatagttgcctccctatcttgggtaggtattccctcgaagcaaccccgtactaggctgtggatgcttaattcagggcggcatctactcgccctgccactggaggttctcagggtgctttaggccttttaagccaaaccctcctcaccagccgctcttggtcgaggctGCTTATTttatattcgcagctaacctaattaataggccgttcactgtccgccagcagtgacccccttggcctgagctcagccgtGGCGGTAgctacggttataccacacacccggacttggcatggcgtagcccagggttattttttataagggcggccaaaggccgccaacgcagaaaggtgttatgcgcaaaaatactatggatccgaccaccggtttcggaggtacccgagggtcttttttcggtttttcgttaatatcttttgaacgcgttcaaatttttattttccgccttcggattattaatactgatgtcaagacgggtcgtttgacacctctctcgatatttttggtagcgtattagcagtcgacccctcaactagacaatTACCAAAAATATTCTTAGAACTTACCATGCAGTCGTTGCGAtgatttaattcaaattaatagtACAAAGCTGTTAAAAGGCAACTTGACACTCCAATTTGAATACAAGCTGTCAACGAATGATGACCAAAGCATAGACGAGAAAACTCACCACTAACTAGTTTTTTTACGTAAAAATTGGTTAGCAAAATGGTGAGCAAAGTGGTTAACGTTAATCACGAAGGAGTCATTTTTTAAGGTAAGCCCAATACACTGCACGACATGTAGCCGCAGCGGCGCTTTACAGTACGACATATTTTGGTAATTCACAAAGGCTTGAAATCCTAGGAAAGCGGTACCGCTTTCTTGTAAAGTCAGGTTAACGTAATTATTCTTTGTCAAATTATATCCGTCATTATTTTTGACTGTTCaatattgtttatgtttataAAAGTCAACATATCTTAATGCACTTCACCGTGTTATATTTATGGAAAACTCGCGCCGGTGATCGCGGAAACCACTTCAAGAATTTTTATGAAATCTGGTCAAGTCCCTTTCACTTGGTACAAAATAGGCTACTCTATAATTTGTATCTCAATCCGAGAATCAACTAGGGGCCGACCTATACGAAATAATCAATTTATTTGCACAGTCTATTCTTGGATTGGGTATTCCTATACATAGCTGATTTGACATTGTAGAGCCACTCATGCTTTCGCACAAAATCAATAAGTGCCTCGTCCTCTTCGTTTCTCCTTGTTTTAGTTTCCATTTTCTAATCTGTTAATTAAAGATTAATAAGTATTCACGTACTTAAATATATTGTCTGCATTCCAATGAAGAGTATctcgataaaaatttaatatgcaaatgcaaTAATAATCACTTTATGAAGCCTTACCTTTTATGGCAATAGTTCCAAAGtccagtaaataaaaaaaaatgtatgtttatttttccaaaagaaatttttatttttgaaaagcaaaatgacttgagttatcaatcacattcaaaaatcattaaacggAACTTATCTGATAGTTGTCAAATCAACTTAAGTCTGCCAAGCATCATTGTGGATTAGACAAGTGtcataacttctgcatagacgtcaaaattacaaatggaACCGATCAACTGATTTTTAATTTACTATCATGGtctcattctgcatctctttctatcacccgctgaagatatgcgccgccatattaaaCTTGCTGTTAAAATCACTAAAAGGTAGCCATCTTGATCACCCTGTCAGGGAGTTTACGGATAGTATATcatacttgttttatccacaatgccaAGCATGACAGTTCTCAAATCAACTAAGTCTGCCAAGTATGCTACGAGTACCCatatatatttggtaatgaaatacCAAGTGAAGTATATCTATCCTTATGTGACAGTTGAGTAAGAGGCGCTGAGCTCTAGGTAATGATGAAATACCATCATAGGTATAAAACCCATTTTTCGGAATAAATAAAACAAACGTGTAATTTATGTAACTTATATAATTTAACGTGATTTTATAGTGGTTGACaataatttattgaaataaaatttttttcttgagaatgttaaaaataaatgttttcagcATACTTTTCGATCTTGCGTTGCCTTTTCAATATTTCTCGTGATCCTTCAGTAGTTTTacgtaaaaataacaaaaacaggaATGACGATGGCGAGTGTAGACATGAGGTAAGATTCCGTGGTATATTTGTGGAACTTGTTTTTAAAGCGCATAGTGTAAGCGGGGTGTAATAAATGGAACTAAAAGTTGAATCCAGTGGCAAAGTTGGCAGTTTTTCATAGCAAATATTTTGGTGGAACATAAATTTATTGTGctataaaacaaagaaaataataaaaataaaaccattttgGTTGAATGTTTTGATAAACAAAAAGAGAAAACATGTTAATAAAATGATTAAAAGTGGTGAAGTGAGTGATCAGTGCGCAGTGAGTGTTTAAGTGGGGTTTAAAGATAGGACATTTTTGGAGGGGGTTTCGCAAATATATCGAGAAGTATCAGAGATAGAGGTTTTCCGCCACCGGATTCGAGATCCTGGGGCCGAAACGCGTCTCTGGGTACCACTCTCGAATTTTTGcgtcgcgtattagcagtcgacccctcaactagactattaccttatttcttattactctagtgaactttatatatatgtatattgatatgtacacgcaaattaagtacaataacgtctattaatagctgtgccttttctgaaactttcgaagctcagtgatgatggccaatttttcctgcgctggtggtgttgttcaacatcagtttgcataGCCATAAgagttttgtagggataataccggaagccccaattcgtgctataAAAGTTGATTTACAGGTGATATtgatcctttggtcttgaccctttcccatagtatgcttgttagcgccttatctgTGGTAATAAAAAGGCgggggatagttgtcgcagttttcttataatttgagcaaatttatgttcttccttcagctacagctggaatatttggaatattgttatgcacacatcgtcaaaatcaaattacctagaatgagaaagaaactaatatcagtaaggaagattaaagtttttaatatatttaacccgaaaagtgttctataaatagggctccacaattagctcttttctgagaggccaaaggcacaaggcACTCAAGGAGAtatcagataactagaatcaagggtacccgaagatacttcgctgttgcattcatagagaacataacattataacaagggataattgattga
This genomic interval carries:
- the LOC137234288 gene encoding putative nuclease HARBI1; its protein translation is MFAAAIFALATDQRNMLRIHRRHLRDATDPFQLPEVHFEELFRFKKEAAIVLLDEISPYMKNGQRTTFVPKALRMLSALHYFATGSFLRDVGQDFVCSLSKTMVSRSIKEVAHVIETELMCSYIKFPTTVDEQDAVKQIFYSATGFPGCIGAIDCTHVKIKKPAADIENCYINRKGLFSKNVQLICDYNLRILAGNARFGGSTHDAFIWENSLCKDFLERQYSLGANTSWLIGDSGYPLQPWLITPFRAPTTTGQTNFNFAHIRARNCVERLNGVLKKVFACLSHERGVLVKPEFAGAIINACLTLHNFRLQHRQSMPDTANANGNPSEVDFLEEDRPNDSLLQQGRTVRERIVRHYFN